One window from the genome of Leucobacter aridicollis encodes:
- a CDS encoding sulfite exporter TauE/SafE family protein, whose protein sequence is MTLTLGLLVVLVTTVGAVAQRMAGLGFALLVSPIMTLLLGGHAGVLLVNILGVISSVLILPRVWRRIDWSMFRWLAAFAIIGAGLGAVLAGELSPDVMGVAVGAIVLLALVLSMLLTSERFSTEPRSPRAVAGFISGLTNALAGVGGPAVSAYAVLTRWPQTSFAATLQPYFAVTGLGSAFAKLALDPSGFPETMWWFWLIVLAAILIGIFIGERLLRLVTPNQVRRVVIALACAGAIATLVRGLVGLLS, encoded by the coding sequence GAATGGCGGGCCTCGGATTCGCGCTCCTGGTTTCTCCGATCATGACGCTTCTCCTCGGCGGTCACGCAGGGGTGCTGCTCGTGAATATCCTCGGGGTGATCTCAAGTGTGCTGATTCTGCCCCGAGTGTGGCGCAGGATCGATTGGTCTATGTTTCGCTGGCTCGCAGCATTCGCGATCATCGGCGCGGGTCTCGGAGCCGTGCTCGCTGGCGAGCTCTCCCCCGATGTCATGGGCGTCGCAGTCGGCGCAATCGTGCTGCTGGCACTCGTGCTCTCAATGCTCCTCACGAGTGAGCGTTTCTCGACCGAGCCTCGTTCACCGCGCGCTGTCGCCGGGTTCATCTCCGGCCTCACGAACGCGCTCGCTGGTGTTGGTGGCCCCGCGGTGAGCGCCTACGCGGTGCTCACCCGCTGGCCACAAACCTCGTTCGCTGCGACGCTTCAGCCCTATTTTGCAGTCACCGGCCTCGGGTCTGCATTCGCGAAGCTCGCGCTGGACCCGAGTGGTTTCCCTGAAACCATGTGGTGGTTCTGGCTGATCGTACTCGCCGCGATCCTTATCGGCATTTTCATCGGGGAGCGACTGCTGCGTCTCGTGACTCCCAATCAAGTCCGGCGAGTCGTGATCGCGCTCGCCTGCGCCGGAGCGATCGCAACACTTGTCCGTGGACTCGTCGGCCTGCTCTCCTAG